The following are from one region of the Bacillota bacterium genome:
- a CDS encoding DegV family protein: MSVKVVADSAADLPREIVEGLDIRIVPLTVRFGDEEFVEGRDLDPAEFYRRMEASPSLPKTAQPTPAQFAKAFTEAHEASGGDGVFCVTISSGLSGTYQSANLGKEMSGRPVVILDSLAASLGEGVLAFRAAEAARDGLRLQALTGLLTKLRDELTVLIGLETLENVVRGGRLSPVKGFVAQLLNFKAILHNIDGRPVPLERVRGTRKLLEHLVELVGERGRDLADKVIGITHADNLAAAIELRDRLMERFRPGRIIVSQMGPTLGTYAGKGGLIIAF, translated from the coding sequence ATGAGCGTGAAAGTGGTCGCCGACAGCGCGGCCGACCTGCCCCGCGAAATCGTTGAAGGATTGGACATCCGAATCGTCCCCTTGACCGTCCGCTTCGGGGATGAGGAGTTTGTCGAAGGGCGGGATCTCGACCCGGCCGAGTTTTACCGGCGGATGGAGGCCAGCCCGAGCCTGCCCAAGACGGCCCAGCCGACGCCGGCCCAGTTCGCCAAGGCCTTCACCGAGGCCCACGAGGCGAGCGGGGGCGACGGCGTCTTCTGCGTGACCATCTCATCCGGCCTCTCTGGCACCTACCAGTCGGCCAACCTCGGCAAGGAGATGTCCGGCCGGCCGGTGGTTATCCTCGACTCGCTGGCCGCCTCGCTCGGCGAGGGCGTCCTGGCCTTCCGAGCGGCCGAAGCCGCCCGCGACGGGCTCAGACTCCAGGCGCTGACGGGCCTTTTGACCAAGCTCCGCGACGAGCTGACCGTCCTCATCGGTCTGGAGACGCTGGAGAATGTGGTCCGAGGCGGTCGGTTGAGTCCGGTCAAAGGCTTCGTGGCTCAGCTCCTGAACTTCAAGGCGATCCTTCACAACATCGACGGCCGACCGGTTCCCCTTGAACGCGTGCGGGGGACAAGGAAGCTCCTCGAGCACCTGGTTGAACTGGTCGGCGAGCGCGGGCGGGACTTGGCCGACAAGGTCATCGGCATCACCCATGCCGACAACCTGGCCGCCGCGATTGAGCTTCGCGACCGGCTGATGGAGCGGTTCCGGCCCGGGCGGATCATCGTCAGCCAGATGGGTCCGACACTCGGGACCTACGCCGGCAAGGGCGGCCTGATCATCGCCTTCTAA
- a CDS encoding EAL domain-containing protein: protein MERLSRRSFKFRGPPPLRRERWFTVWAMLAAMFILVLAGAGTTYLSARRAEKEARQSLLMRTGGAAAALDPAMVAGLTGRPEDEGSPTFEYVRARLIAVHSVNKDCRFAYLLGMKDGQVVFLADAEPANSEDYSAPGEVYEEASPELKAVFQSGQGFTEGPMRDDWGTWVSGLVPILGPGGQVVAALGLDIDAADWPTLVAPYRVPTIPLMTVSGVLMLGTVLFRQRREEVELRHLATHDFLTDIPNRYVLEIMLRRAVAASRRGTPSALLFIDVDNFKLVNDTFTHAAGDEMLATLTGVFRRNLRDEDLIARLGGDEFAVLLDRSSLEAAKVVAERLRAAVDDHRFVIGQQTVDVSLSIGLVAIDGAMAADKILITADTALHAAKERGRNRVVFLGPDDPATLELSEAARMAALVKTALREDRFILHYQPVVRIQGGQIDYHEALIRLQDEGGDLIPPGRFLPVAERFGLMSQIDRWVVESALRTLKENPKIGLFVNLSATSLADEELLARLEEAIKSSGVSPSRLGLEITESAAIRDFASTETWIRRLEELGCRFALDDFGSGFSSFSYLRLLPVDYVKIDGAFIRNMDTEPTHRAFVDAINTIAHTLGKKTVAEFVENEAVLGILRDLRVDYAQGYHLGKPAPYRVENQSQDCAGCAAVHGCPGHGA, encoded by the coding sequence ATGGAGAGATTGTCCCGCAGGTCATTCAAGTTCAGGGGCCCGCCGCCTTTGCGGCGAGAACGATGGTTCACGGTCTGGGCCATGCTGGCCGCCATGTTCATCCTGGTCCTGGCGGGGGCCGGTACGACTTACCTGTCGGCCCGTCGAGCGGAGAAAGAGGCCAGGCAGAGCCTGCTCATGCGAACCGGTGGGGCGGCCGCGGCCCTCGATCCGGCGATGGTCGCCGGCTTGACCGGCCGACCCGAGGATGAGGGTAGCCCGACCTTCGAGTACGTCCGGGCCCGCCTGATCGCCGTCCACTCAGTCAACAAGGACTGCCGCTTCGCCTACTTGCTGGGGATGAAGGACGGGCAGGTGGTCTTCCTGGCCGACGCCGAGCCCGCGAATTCCGAGGATTACTCCGCGCCCGGCGAGGTCTATGAAGAGGCATCCCCCGAATTGAAGGCCGTCTTCCAGAGCGGTCAAGGCTTCACCGAGGGGCCCATGCGGGATGACTGGGGAACCTGGGTCTCCGGGCTCGTCCCCATTTTGGGCCCGGGCGGACAGGTGGTGGCCGCCCTCGGCCTGGACATCGACGCCGCGGATTGGCCGACCCTGGTCGCCCCCTACCGGGTTCCCACCATCCCCTTGATGACCGTGTCGGGCGTCCTGATGCTGGGGACGGTGCTCTTCCGGCAGCGTCGGGAGGAAGTCGAACTTCGCCACCTAGCCACCCATGACTTCCTGACCGACATCCCCAATCGTTATGTCTTGGAGATAATGCTCAGGCGAGCCGTCGCCGCGTCCAGGCGGGGCACCCCGAGCGCCCTCCTGTTCATCGATGTGGACAACTTCAAGCTGGTCAACGACACCTTCACCCACGCCGCCGGGGATGAGATGCTGGCGACCCTCACCGGCGTTTTCCGGCGCAACCTGCGCGACGAGGACCTGATCGCCCGCCTCGGCGGGGATGAGTTCGCCGTCCTCCTGGACCGCTCGTCCCTGGAGGCCGCCAAGGTCGTCGCTGAGCGGCTCCGAGCGGCCGTCGATGATCACCGCTTCGTCATCGGTCAGCAGACCGTGGACGTCAGCTTGAGCATCGGCCTCGTGGCCATCGACGGGGCGATGGCCGCCGATAAGATCCTCATCACCGCCGACACGGCCCTCCACGCGGCCAAGGAGCGTGGGCGAAACCGGGTCGTCTTCCTGGGTCCGGACGATCCGGCCACGCTGGAGCTGTCTGAGGCCGCCCGAATGGCCGCCTTGGTCAAGACGGCCCTCCGCGAAGACCGCTTCATCCTTCACTATCAGCCGGTGGTCAGGATCCAGGGTGGTCAGATCGACTACCACGAAGCCCTCATCCGCCTGCAGGACGAGGGCGGCGACCTGATCCCGCCGGGGAGATTCCTTCCTGTGGCCGAGCGCTTCGGCCTGATGTCCCAGATCGACCGGTGGGTGGTCGAGTCGGCCCTCCGGACCCTGAAGGAAAACCCCAAGATCGGCCTCTTCGTCAACCTGTCAGCCACCAGCCTGGCCGACGAGGAACTCCTGGCCCGGCTGGAGGAAGCCATCAAGTCCAGCGGCGTCAGCCCCTCGAGGCTCGGCCTGGAGATCACCGAGAGCGCGGCGATCAGAGACTTCGCCAGCACCGAGACCTGGATCCGGCGCCTCGAAGAGCTGGGATGCCGCTTCGCCTTGGACGACTTCGGCTCGGGCTTCTCGTCCTTCTCGTACCTGCGGCTGCTTCCTGTCGACTACGTCAAGATTGACGGGGCTTTCATCCGCAACATGGATACTGAGCCGACCCACCGGGCCTTCGTCGATGCCATCAATACGATCGCCCACACCCTCGGCAAGAAGACCGTCGCCGAGTTCGTCGAGAACGAAGCCGTCCTCGGAATCCTCCGCGACCTACGGGTCGACTACGCCCAGGGCTATCACCTGGGAAAACCGGCGCCGTACCGGGTCGAAAACCAAAGCCAGGACTGCGCCGGGTGCGCCGCCGTCCACGGCTGCCCGGGCCACGGGGCCTGA
- a CDS encoding class I SAM-dependent methyltransferase produces the protein MPPRVLPSEDCSPLDRSLWTFLEQIDPSASFLELGVGEGRLTVIAARRFGRVVGIDRDPRSLITTRPKLPGPAVSLLVMDAHRLEFPDQLFDATGEFNSLGGFADPGRVVSEMLRVTRPGGALLFLASWRSEVLILKAGWIQAHLATAGADWRLTANGRVAGLVARCPTIPSPR, from the coding sequence ATGCCGCCCAGGGTGCTGCCAAGCGAGGACTGCTCCCCTCTGGATCGATCCCTGTGGACCTTCCTGGAACAGATCGACCCGTCGGCTTCCTTCCTCGAACTGGGGGTCGGCGAGGGCCGCCTGACCGTCATAGCGGCCCGGCGTTTCGGACGGGTGGTCGGCATCGACCGGGATCCGAGGAGCCTGATCACCACCCGTCCGAAGTTGCCGGGACCGGCGGTCTCCCTCCTGGTGATGGACGCCCACCGCCTGGAGTTCCCCGACCAGCTCTTCGACGCGACCGGCGAGTTCAATAGCCTGGGCGGGTTCGCTGATCCAGGTCGGGTCGTCTCGGAGATGCTGCGGGTGACCCGCCCCGGGGGGGCCCTCCTCTTCCTCGCCAGTTGGCGTTCGGAAGTGCTGATTCTCAAGGCCGGCTGGATCCAGGCGCACTTGGCGACCGCCGGGGCCGACTGGCGGCTGACGGCCAACGGCCGCGTGGCCGGGCTGGTCGCCCGGTGCCCGACGATTCCGAGCCCTCGGTGA
- the gatB gene encoding Asp-tRNA(Asn)/Glu-tRNA(Gln) amidotransferase subunit GatB yields the protein MTAELETVIGVEVHVELSTKTKIFCGCPTTFGAEPNTHVCPICLGMPGSLPVLNEAALEDAVKAALVLGCQVAQRTKFDRKNYFYPDLPKGYQISQFDQPVATGGLVEFEVDGEPREVRIHRVHLEEDAGKSLHDAAGDSTLVDFNRTGVPLIEIVSEPDLRSPEEARVYLIKLKSLIEYTGVSDVKMEEGSLRCDCNVSVHSPGTEFGTPVELKNLNSFRSVRLALDYEVERQKKVIAEGGTIIRETRLWDERAGQTRSMRAKEQSHDYRYFPEPDLVPFVIDRAWVEKVRRGLPEMPAAKRDRYVRDWGLPPYDAGVITGSPILAAYFERCATLAKEPKKAANWIMGELMAHLNAKGLGFGEIPISPEHLVGLIDLIDRGVISGTIAKSIFPELCATGREPEVIVRERGLSVINDEGAIVEAVERAIADNPKAVAEIRGGKDRAMGFLVGQVMKATKGRANPELVNKLVREKLSQS from the coding sequence ATGACCGCCGAACTCGAGACGGTCATCGGCGTGGAGGTCCACGTCGAGTTGTCGACCAAGACCAAGATCTTCTGCGGGTGCCCGACCACCTTCGGGGCCGAGCCCAACACCCATGTCTGCCCGATCTGCCTGGGCATGCCGGGATCGCTGCCGGTCCTCAACGAGGCCGCCCTCGAGGACGCGGTCAAGGCCGCCCTGGTTCTCGGCTGCCAGGTGGCCCAAAGGACCAAGTTCGACCGGAAGAACTACTTTTACCCGGACCTCCCCAAGGGTTATCAGATCTCCCAGTTCGACCAGCCCGTGGCGACGGGCGGCCTGGTCGAGTTCGAGGTCGACGGCGAACCCCGCGAAGTCCGCATCCACCGCGTCCACCTCGAGGAGGATGCCGGCAAGTCGCTCCACGACGCCGCGGGGGACTCGACCCTGGTCGACTTCAACCGGACCGGGGTCCCGCTGATCGAAATTGTCTCCGAGCCGGACCTACGTTCGCCCGAGGAAGCCCGGGTCTATCTGATCAAGCTGAAGAGCCTGATCGAGTACACCGGGGTCTCCGACGTCAAGATGGAGGAAGGGTCGCTTCGCTGCGACTGCAACGTCTCCGTCCATTCGCCGGGGACTGAGTTCGGCACCCCGGTCGAGCTCAAGAACCTGAACTCCTTCAGGTCTGTCAGGCTGGCCTTGGACTATGAGGTCGAGCGGCAGAAGAAGGTCATCGCCGAAGGCGGCACAATCATCCGGGAGACCAGGCTATGGGACGAGCGGGCCGGCCAGACCCGGTCGATGCGGGCCAAAGAGCAGTCCCACGACTACCGCTACTTCCCCGAACCGGACCTAGTCCCCTTCGTCATCGACCGGGCCTGGGTGGAGAAGGTCCGCCGGGGTCTGCCGGAGATGCCCGCCGCCAAGCGCGACCGCTACGTCCGCGATTGGGGCCTGCCCCCGTATGACGCCGGCGTGATCACCGGCTCCCCGATCCTGGCGGCTTACTTCGAGCGCTGCGCGACCCTGGCCAAGGAACCCAAAAAGGCGGCCAACTGGATCATGGGCGAGCTGATGGCTCACCTCAACGCCAAGGGCCTGGGTTTCGGGGAAATCCCCATCAGCCCGGAGCACCTGGTCGGCCTGATCGACTTGATCGACCGGGGGGTCATCAGCGGGACCATCGCCAAATCCATCTTCCCCGAACTGTGCGCAACCGGCCGGGAGCCAGAGGTGATCGTCAGGGAAAGAGGACTCTCGGTCATCAACGACGAAGGGGCCATCGTCGAGGCCGTCGAGCGGGCCATCGCCGACAACCCCAAGGCCGTCGCCGAGATCAGGGGCGGTAAGGACCGGGCCATGGGCTTCCTGGTCGGCCAGGTGATGAAGGCCACCAAGGGACGGGCCAACCCCGAACTCGTCAACAAGCTGGTCCGCGAGAAGCTCAGCCAATCCTAG
- a CDS encoding DUF5063 domain-containing protein, with product MPNRPRGRSENGAEAVFLTEARELVSLVEGSAGFPEEARGADAERLLIRLQSILCRLHWAFLHLPEAREVAHCPPSESHLADSSSVYEAWKTLGPRLADALAGVYRDLIDGLELYRRGTEDDRQAALWAWQSLYWQHWGDELLKAQAAAYRRLARERFDRELS from the coding sequence TTGCCGAACAGACCGCGAGGCAGGTCGGAGAATGGGGCCGAGGCCGTCTTCTTGACCGAGGCCCGGGAGTTGGTGTCGTTGGTCGAGGGCTCGGCGGGGTTTCCCGAAGAAGCCCGCGGAGCGGACGCCGAACGCCTCCTCATCCGCCTGCAGTCCATCCTCTGTCGCCTGCATTGGGCCTTCCTGCATCTACCGGAGGCCCGGGAGGTGGCCCATTGTCCGCCCTCCGAAAGCCACCTCGCCGATTCCAGTTCAGTCTACGAGGCCTGGAAGACCCTCGGCCCGCGGTTGGCCGACGCCCTGGCCGGGGTCTATCGAGACCTGATCGACGGCCTCGAACTCTACCGGCGGGGGACTGAGGACGACCGCCAGGCCGCCCTTTGGGCCTGGCAGAGCCTCTACTGGCAACATTGGGGGGACGAACTCCTGAAGGCCCAGGCGGCGGCCTACCGCCGCCTGGCCCGGGAGCGTTTTGACCGGGAGCTGTCATGA
- a CDS encoding type II CAAX endopeptidase family protein: MSTEMKMTEGPSRPAHGARWNLIEVLLVYAAIYALGFGYNILVNFMFDRFGENWPDNAGTMFFVASIVVEATLLLVALWYVVVVRHRGRLSEVGFTAKAWPRQIITGILAGLAIFIVVYAADTLTFWLTGPRQAPNPLVDLAGAARAPRELFLPLFLGSLLVPISEESYFRGFAYPALRDRIGKPWAMILVTVFFALIHLDPWGLPALILAGFALVWLYDRTQSIWPPIIAHAIWNGLVTALVYLG, translated from the coding sequence TTGTCCACGGAGATGAAGATGACGGAGGGGCCTTCCCGCCCGGCCCACGGGGCCAGGTGGAACCTCATCGAAGTGCTCCTCGTCTATGCCGCCATCTACGCCCTCGGTTTCGGCTACAATATTCTCGTCAATTTCATGTTCGATCGCTTTGGTGAGAACTGGCCGGATAACGCCGGGACGATGTTCTTCGTCGCCTCCATCGTCGTCGAGGCGACCCTCCTCCTGGTGGCCCTATGGTACGTGGTGGTCGTCCGCCACCGCGGCCGGCTCAGCGAAGTCGGCTTCACCGCCAAGGCTTGGCCCCGTCAGATCATCACCGGCATCCTGGCCGGTCTGGCCATCTTCATCGTCGTCTACGCCGCCGACACCTTGACCTTCTGGCTCACCGGCCCGCGACAGGCTCCCAACCCCCTGGTCGACCTGGCCGGCGCGGCCCGCGCGCCGCGCGAGCTCTTCCTCCCGCTCTTCCTCGGTTCGCTGCTCGTGCCGATCAGCGAGGAAAGCTACTTCCGGGGCTTTGCCTACCCGGCCCTGAGGGACCGGATCGGCAAGCCTTGGGCGATGATCCTGGTGACGGTCTTCTTTGCCCTGATCCACCTGGACCCGTGGGGCCTGCCGGCCCTCATCCTGGCCGGCTTCGCCCTGGTCTGGCTGTACGATCGGACCCAGTCGATTTGGCCGCCCATCATCGCTCACGCCATTTGGAACGGCCTGGTGACGGCCCTCGTCTATCTAGGTTGA
- a CDS encoding DUF255 domain-containing protein, with protein sequence MGDVFDQEWIQPFRFSPRPNRAHEIRWREWGRTAFDEARAADRPVLLSISGVWCHWCHVMDERTYSEPEVIKLVNEHFIPVRVDTDQRPDVNERYNLGGWPTTALLSPDGRVMGGGTYVPPEQMVPWLKRVVEAWRDGREEIERQLAERRAPRTTARGAPLAAVPAAPRDESRGERLSMDIYGDVLRIIKKSFDDEHAGFGRATKFPMVEAIELAMDGYVTTRDEDLRDIFARSLEAMADGGMFDHVEGGFFRYSTTRDWSVPHFEKMLEDNAALLDAVLGAVRIVGTPKLYGVAEDVVRFLDDVLYQKDFGVYAGTQDADEEYYSLDRKERAERRAPAIDRNIYVNWNADVVRAMVDASWVLDRIDHLTRAVEVMDFLLEHAHDRGHGMAHYLPAPPQRVVRLDAPSQFGASIPEPPEGRRNWKPQLWGLLADQVACGRALLRLYHASGNDRWLKTAGDLADLVIADLAAPGGGFYDLRPDPEAPGELARPRLSLDGNARAARFLLELVAVITDEAKAEEYRRQAVAALGRFTGSYRDHGVMAAGYALAVAEAIRPWTVVTIIGDRRNERTTALEDVTWAAFRPQKAIRLLDPVEKADEIEAIGFGRDPDPRAYVCVGTRCLPPVADSSILRGILEKESVREVADGPVKMLGIEGEGIGADGGKRP encoded by the coding sequence TTGGGTGATGTCTTTGATCAGGAATGGATCCAGCCGTTCCGTTTCTCGCCCCGGCCGAACCGGGCCCACGAAATCCGTTGGCGGGAGTGGGGCCGGACGGCCTTCGACGAGGCCAGGGCGGCCGACCGGCCGGTCCTCCTGTCGATCAGCGGGGTATGGTGCCATTGGTGTCACGTGATGGATGAACGGACGTACTCCGAACCCGAGGTCATCAAGCTGGTCAACGAGCACTTCATCCCCGTCCGGGTGGACACCGACCAGCGCCCCGACGTCAACGAGCGGTACAACCTCGGCGGCTGGCCGACCACCGCCCTCCTCAGCCCCGACGGGCGGGTCATGGGCGGTGGGACCTACGTCCCGCCGGAGCAGATGGTGCCCTGGCTCAAGCGGGTCGTCGAGGCCTGGCGCGACGGCCGCGAGGAGATCGAACGGCAACTGGCGGAGCGCCGGGCTCCCCGGACGACCGCCCGCGGCGCTCCCTTGGCGGCCGTCCCGGCGGCCCCCCGGGACGAGAGCCGCGGTGAGCGTCTATCCATGGACATCTACGGCGACGTCCTGCGGATCATCAAGAAGAGCTTCGACGACGAGCACGCCGGCTTTGGCCGGGCGACCAAATTCCCGATGGTCGAGGCGATCGAGTTGGCCATGGACGGCTATGTGACCACGCGCGACGAGGACCTCCGCGACATCTTCGCCCGGTCTCTCGAAGCGATGGCCGACGGCGGGATGTTCGACCACGTTGAGGGGGGCTTCTTCCGCTACTCGACCACTCGAGACTGGTCGGTCCCCCACTTCGAGAAGATGCTCGAGGACAACGCCGCTCTTCTCGATGCCGTCCTCGGGGCCGTCCGGATCGTCGGCACGCCGAAGCTCTACGGGGTGGCCGAGGACGTCGTCCGCTTCCTCGATGACGTCCTCTACCAGAAAGACTTCGGGGTCTACGCCGGAACCCAGGACGCCGACGAGGAGTATTATTCGCTGGACCGCAAGGAACGAGCCGAGCGCAGGGCACCGGCCATCGACCGCAACATCTACGTCAACTGGAACGCCGACGTCGTCAGGGCGATGGTCGACGCCTCCTGGGTCCTCGACCGCATCGACCACCTGACCCGGGCGGTCGAGGTGATGGACTTCCTCCTCGAGCACGCCCACGACCGCGGCCACGGAATGGCTCACTACCTGCCGGCGCCGCCGCAACGGGTGGTCCGCCTAGACGCGCCGTCTCAATTCGGGGCCTCCATCCCCGAGCCGCCCGAGGGCCGGCGGAACTGGAAGCCACAACTGTGGGGCCTCCTGGCCGACCAGGTGGCCTGCGGCCGGGCCCTCCTCCGGCTCTACCACGCGAGCGGCAACGACCGCTGGCTTAAGACCGCCGGGGACCTGGCCGACCTGGTCATCGCCGACCTGGCCGCCCCGGGCGGGGGTTTCTACGACCTCAGGCCCGACCCGGAGGCCCCCGGAGAGCTGGCTCGCCCGAGGCTCAGCCTGGACGGCAACGCCCGGGCCGCCCGCTTCCTTCTGGAGCTCGTGGCGGTCATCACCGACGAGGCCAAGGCCGAGGAATACCGTCGTCAGGCCGTCGCCGCTCTGGGGCGTTTCACCGGGTCCTACCGCGATCACGGTGTGATGGCCGCCGGCTATGCCCTGGCCGTCGCCGAGGCCATCCGTCCGTGGACCGTCGTGACGATCATCGGCGATCGGCGGAACGAGCGGACGACTGCCCTCGAGGACGTGACCTGGGCGGCCTTCCGGCCGCAGAAAGCGATCCGCCTCCTCGACCCGGTCGAGAAGGCGGATGAGATCGAAGCGATAGGCTTCGGACGGGACCCGGACCCGCGGGCCTATGTCTGCGTCGGGACCCGCTGCCTGCCGCCGGTGGCCGACTCCAGCATTCTGAGAGGGATCCTGGAGAAAGAATCGGTCCGGGAGGTGGCCGACGGGCCGGTCAAGATGCTCGGAATCGAGGGGGAAGGCATCGGGGCCGACGGCGGCAAGCGTCCTTGA
- the dat gene encoding D-amino-acid transaminase, whose product MIVYLNGHYVPYEQALIPVEDRGYVFGDGIYEVVWISGGRPYAFADHVERLRHSADGIELELPDDPSAYATVAERLLAENSLTDATMYLQITRGVAPRTHTFPAAARPTVLIIVRGATSIPDEQREAGRSALTVPDLRWGRCDIKSINLLPNILAKQAAAKAGAFEAILTRDGLAVEGGSSNFFAVFDGTLVTHPAGPRILGGITRLRLLRIAERLGLPVRLEAISLAELGKADELFWTSTTVEVMPCTQIDGRPAGGGRRGPIARRLQEELAKEIRG is encoded by the coding sequence GTGATCGTTTATCTCAACGGCCACTACGTCCCGTATGAACAGGCTTTGATCCCGGTGGAGGACCGCGGGTACGTCTTCGGAGACGGCATCTACGAGGTCGTCTGGATCAGCGGCGGTCGTCCATACGCCTTCGCTGACCACGTCGAGCGACTCAGGCACAGTGCTGATGGCATCGAGCTGGAATTGCCCGATGACCCGTCGGCTTATGCCACCGTCGCCGAGCGCCTCCTGGCCGAGAACAGCCTCACCGATGCCACCATGTACCTGCAGATCACCCGAGGCGTGGCGCCGCGGACGCACACCTTTCCGGCCGCCGCCCGGCCGACCGTCCTGATCATCGTCCGCGGGGCGACGTCCATTCCCGACGAACAGCGTGAGGCCGGGCGGAGCGCCTTGACCGTGCCCGACCTGCGTTGGGGACGCTGCGACATCAAGAGCATCAACCTGCTCCCCAACATCCTGGCCAAGCAGGCGGCGGCCAAAGCCGGGGCCTTCGAGGCCATCTTGACCCGGGACGGCCTGGCCGTCGAAGGAGGGTCGTCCAACTTCTTCGCCGTCTTTGACGGGACGCTGGTCACCCATCCGGCCGGGCCGAGGATCCTCGGCGGGATCACCCGCCTGCGCCTCCTGCGGATCGCCGAACGTCTCGGCCTTCCCGTCCGTCTGGAGGCGATCTCCCTGGCCGAATTGGGCAAGGCCGATGAGCTCTTCTGGACCAGCACGACCGTGGAGGTCATGCCGTGCACCCAGATCGACGGCCGCCCGGCCGGCGGAGGCCGCCGGGGCCCAATCGCCAGACGCCTCCAGGAGGAGTTGGCCAAGGAGATTAGAGGCTGA
- the rlmD gene encoding 23S rRNA (uracil(1939)-C(5))-methyltransferase RlmD, whose translation MMTDRDKAAVATNSRGPRGRDRPDGPGAGDGRGGIPLAKGRTVRIQIAGLSHSGEGVGRFRNFTIFVPYAVPGDTADVRIEEVHTNYARGELAFVRSPSPNRVQPRCGLFYDCGGCQLQQVDYRTQLVLKTKVVEDAVTRLGRLEGVDVKPCLGAKDPWYYRNKVQFPVGTTEGRLIVGCYAKGTHEIVPVEECAIQHQTNNRIMRESRILAEKYNLPPYDEATGKGVLRHILSRVAAKTGQAMVVFVTATRDLPQGRQIADELMLLLPQVVGVFQNINPARTNVIMGPETRLLAGQESIEDTIHVGGLYEDLRFKISPQSFYQTNPEQTGLLYRQVLKYADLTYRETVIDVYSGIGTIALFLAQRAQKAYGIESVAEAVNDAKRNARLNRIENAEFLVGEAEKIMPQMRQGGVTPDLIVVDPPRKGCDERVLRAMAEMHPKRIIYVSCNPATLARDLAALARLGYRTTEVQPVDMFPMTGHVESIAQMRQEEIKKVG comes from the coding sequence GTGATGACCGATCGGGACAAGGCGGCGGTCGCCACCAACAGCCGAGGCCCCCGCGGACGGGACAGGCCCGATGGTCCAGGGGCCGGGGACGGTCGTGGGGGTATTCCCCTGGCTAAGGGGCGGACCGTCCGCATCCAAATCGCCGGACTTTCGCACAGTGGTGAAGGGGTCGGACGGTTCCGCAACTTCACCATCTTTGTCCCCTATGCCGTGCCGGGGGACACCGCCGACGTGCGCATCGAGGAGGTCCACACCAACTATGCCCGCGGGGAGCTGGCTTTCGTCCGGTCGCCTTCCCCGAACCGGGTCCAACCTCGTTGCGGCCTATTCTACGATTGTGGCGGCTGCCAGCTCCAGCAGGTCGACTACCGGACGCAGCTGGTTCTGAAGACGAAGGTCGTCGAGGACGCCGTCACCCGGTTGGGCCGGCTGGAAGGGGTCGACGTCAAACCGTGCCTTGGGGCCAAGGATCCATGGTACTATCGCAACAAGGTCCAGTTCCCCGTGGGGACGACCGAAGGACGCCTGATCGTCGGTTGCTATGCCAAGGGCACCCACGAGATCGTGCCGGTCGAGGAATGCGCCATCCAGCATCAGACGAACAACCGGATCATGCGGGAGTCGCGGATCCTGGCCGAGAAGTACAACCTACCGCCCTATGACGAGGCCACCGGGAAGGGCGTCCTCCGGCACATCCTCAGCCGGGTGGCGGCCAAGACCGGTCAGGCCATGGTCGTCTTCGTCACCGCCACCAGGGACCTCCCCCAGGGCCGCCAGATCGCCGATGAGCTGATGCTGCTCCTTCCCCAGGTGGTCGGGGTTTTCCAGAACATCAACCCGGCCCGAACCAACGTCATCATGGGCCCCGAGACGCGTCTCCTGGCCGGCCAGGAGAGTATCGAGGACACCATCCACGTCGGCGGGCTTTACGAAGACCTGCGTTTCAAGATCTCGCCGCAATCCTTTTATCAGACCAACCCGGAGCAAACCGGGCTCCTCTACCGGCAGGTCCTGAAATACGCCGACCTGACTTACCGGGAGACGGTCATCGACGTCTATTCGGGGATTGGGACGATCGCCCTTTTCCTGGCCCAGCGGGCCCAGAAGGCCTACGGCATCGAGTCCGTCGCCGAGGCGGTCAACGACGCCAAACGCAACGCCCGTCTCAACCGGATCGAGAATGCCGAGTTCCTGGTCGGTGAGGCCGAGAAGATTATGCCCCAGATGAGGCAGGGCGGGGTGACCCCCGACCTCATCGTCGTCGACCCGCCCCGCAAGGGTTGCGACGAGCGAGTCCTCAGGGCGATGGCCGAGATGCATCCCAAGCGGATCATCTATGTCTCCTGCAACCCGGCCACTTTGGCCCGTGACCTGGCCGCCCTGGCGCGGCTGGGGTACCGAACGACCGAGGTCCAGCCGGTCGACATGTTCCCGATGACCGGACACGTCGAGAGCATAGCGCAGATGCGGCAAGAAGAGATTAAGAAAGTGGGGTGA